The following are encoded in a window of Candidatus Methylomirabilis limnetica genomic DNA:
- a CDS encoding cold-shock protein encodes MERVTGTVKWFNDAKGYGFIAREDGDDVFVHYSAITGAGFRSLNEGQAVEFEVVDGPKGKQAANVSRAA; translated from the coding sequence TTGGAACGAGTTACTGGTACTGTAAAGTGGTTCAACGATGCGAAGGGCTACGGCTTTATTGCACGGGAAGACGGCGACGACGTATTCGTGCACTATTCTGCGATTACTGGAGCCGGCTTCCGGTCGCTCAATGAAGGGCAGGCTGTGGAGTTCGAGGTAGTGGATGGGCCAAAGGGTAAGCAGGCCGCCAACGTCTCTAGAGCAGCCTAG
- a CDS encoding c-type cytochrome: MRQKKSLLAMLILTFVMLGCVQSLTAQTQKEPAKIEESGQQPKGSEAPAPADPQKPKKLNPFTGNADAIKEGRQLYLQSGCPGCHGSGGGGAMAGATAFIRDTWKFGGDDETYFKVTKGTYPGQTMPAVFGAILSDEQVWKIIAWIRSIYKGDPERISW, translated from the coding sequence ATGAGACAGAAGAAGTCGCTTCTTGCTATGTTAATCCTGACCTTTGTGATGTTGGGATGTGTTCAGAGTCTCACGGCTCAGACCCAGAAAGAGCCGGCGAAGATAGAAGAATCCGGCCAACAACCGAAAGGATCAGAGGCCCCCGCACCTGCTGATCCGCAGAAGCCAAAAAAGCTCAACCCGTTCACCGGGAACGCAGACGCGATCAAAGAGGGGCGTCAATTGTATCTGCAGTCCGGCTGTCCAGGCTGCCATGGCTCAGGCGGTGGTGGCGCGATGGCTGGGGCTACGGCATTCATACGTGATACTTGGAAGTTTGGTGGTGACGACGAGACCTACTTCAAGGTTACCAAGGGGACCTATCCAGGACAGACCATGCCGGCGGTCTTCGGGGCCATCCTCAGCGATGAGCAGGTATGGAAGATCATTGCATGGATTCGGTCTATCTATAAAGGAGATCCGGAGAGGATCTCCTGGTAG
- a CDS encoding substrate-binding domain-containing protein: protein MSRRSAILSGFVVVMILFPFAWQAWGGHVNPLRVCGDPNNLPFSNKQSEGFENKIAEVIAKEMKIELTYFWWPHQQGLVRRALKPGLCDVMISIPQGWDRVLWTKPYYRSAYAFVYRKDRGFHISSLDDPILKRLKIGVYINSPPMEALANRDIRTNLVGYSLVNYGDQNERSDKIIRDLVAGEIDVVLDWGPMAGYFAKRLNGSTPLEVVLLQGGEPRIPFTFEFSMGVKEGNTALKAELEQAISKRHAEIRKILEEYGVPLLPLLAHEQFPKVEEKPGEIFYRSFDRDDPLPSY, encoded by the coding sequence ATGAGCCGAAGATCAGCCATTCTCAGCGGATTCGTTGTAGTGATGATTCTGTTTCCCTTTGCCTGGCAAGCCTGGGGGGGGCATGTCAACCCACTCCGTGTCTGCGGCGATCCAAATAACCTGCCATTCTCCAACAAGCAATCAGAAGGTTTTGAAAACAAGATCGCCGAAGTCATCGCCAAGGAAATGAAGATAGAACTCACCTATTTCTGGTGGCCGCATCAGCAGGGGTTAGTTCGGAGAGCGTTGAAACCGGGACTCTGTGATGTCATGATCTCGATCCCTCAGGGTTGGGATCGGGTTCTCTGGACCAAGCCCTATTACCGTTCGGCGTATGCCTTTGTCTATCGCAAGGATCGGGGGTTTCATATCAGCTCGCTAGATGACCCGATCCTGAAGCGTCTCAAGATCGGAGTCTATATTAATTCCCCCCCCATGGAGGCATTGGCCAATAGGGATATCAGGACAAATCTCGTCGGCTACAGTCTCGTCAATTATGGCGACCAGAATGAGCGTTCGGACAAGATCATCCGGGACCTTGTTGCCGGCGAGATCGATGTCGTATTGGATTGGGGGCCGATGGCTGGCTATTTTGCAAAACGGTTGAATGGATCGACACCTCTTGAGGTAGTCCTCCTTCAGGGTGGGGAGCCGAGGATCCCTTTCACCTTCGAGTTTTCTATGGGGGTGAAAGAAGGCAATACGGCACTCAAGGCTGAGCTTGAGCAGGCGATTAGTAAACGGCATGCCGAAATCAGAAAGATTCTGGAGGAGTATGGTGTGCCCCTTCTACCACTCCTGGCGCACGAGCAATTTCCAAAGGTGGAAGAGAAACCGGGAGAGATCTTTTACCGTAGCTTCGATCGGGACGATCCCCTCCCCTCTTATTAA
- a CDS encoding PQQ-dependent dehydrogenase, methanol/ethanol family gives MSVKRCTSLIGGLLILAGGLVVAAPMVYANDEVLKLQKDDGQWAQQSKDYAGTRYSTLNQITPENAKNLKVAWSFSLGTLNGQQGGPLVVGDTMYAHSSYSTGNSHNIFALDLTKEGAPIKWKYVAKHDPKAVPVACCDLVHKGLQYGNGKILYQTLDGMVIALDAKTGKELWKTRNADPSKGETNTAAGLVIKDKYIAGVAGGEFGVRGWVAAYDINTGKQVWKARSVGPDEDLKLASDFNAANPHYGRFGEGTKSWPGEEWKTGGGTTWGYYAYDPDLNLFYYGSGNPGTWNPAPRKGGDNKWSMTIWARNPDTGVAKWAYQMTPWDNWDYDGIDESVLTEQTIDGKKRKVLTHFDRNGFVYTLDRADGTLLRADAFVYVNWAKGIDLKTGRPIVNPDKLTKQGEDTKNICPCAMGGKNYLPAAYSPVTNLFYASVNNMCMSYEGVKVQYTAGAPYVGATVLMYEGHEGKDKGWWGDLIAWDVVKGKRAWAIKESQPPWSGPVVTSTNVVFYGTMDGWFKAVDARDGKLLWKHKVGSGIIGNPITYKGPDGKQYVAVYSGVGGWFGATVSLDLPSDDPTAALGGVNAAYLSGLPMATTKGGTLYVFGL, from the coding sequence ATGAGCGTGAAACGATGTACGTCACTGATCGGGGGTCTACTGATCCTGGCTGGGGGTCTCGTAGTGGCGGCGCCTATGGTCTACGCCAACGACGAGGTGTTGAAGCTGCAGAAAGACGATGGCCAATGGGCGCAGCAGAGCAAGGACTACGCAGGGACCCGCTACAGCACCCTGAACCAGATTACGCCCGAGAACGCGAAAAATCTTAAAGTCGCGTGGTCGTTCTCGCTGGGGACACTCAACGGCCAACAGGGAGGCCCGCTGGTTGTCGGCGACACGATGTATGCCCATAGCTCCTATTCTACGGGCAACTCGCATAATATTTTTGCCCTCGATCTGACCAAGGAAGGGGCGCCGATCAAGTGGAAGTACGTGGCCAAGCACGATCCAAAGGCGGTTCCGGTCGCCTGCTGCGACTTAGTGCATAAGGGCCTCCAATATGGGAACGGCAAGATCCTGTACCAAACGCTCGATGGAATGGTTATTGCCCTCGATGCCAAGACCGGTAAGGAGCTCTGGAAGACTCGGAATGCCGACCCTTCCAAGGGTGAGACGAATACCGCCGCCGGCCTGGTGATTAAGGATAAATACATTGCCGGCGTCGCCGGTGGTGAGTTTGGAGTCCGAGGCTGGGTGGCGGCCTACGACATCAACACCGGCAAGCAGGTCTGGAAGGCCCGCAGCGTGGGGCCCGATGAGGATCTCAAGCTTGCCTCCGACTTCAACGCCGCCAACCCGCATTACGGACGATTTGGCGAGGGGACCAAGAGCTGGCCTGGCGAGGAGTGGAAAACGGGCGGTGGCACCACTTGGGGCTACTATGCATACGATCCTGATCTGAACCTGTTCTACTACGGCAGCGGTAACCCCGGGACCTGGAACCCCGCCCCTCGGAAAGGCGGCGATAACAAGTGGTCGATGACCATATGGGCCCGCAATCCTGACACTGGGGTGGCCAAGTGGGCATACCAGATGACTCCGTGGGACAACTGGGACTACGATGGGATCGACGAATCCGTCCTGACCGAGCAGACGATCGATGGCAAAAAGCGCAAGGTTCTGACTCATTTCGACAGAAACGGCTTTGTATACACCCTTGACCGCGCTGACGGGACACTTCTCCGGGCCGATGCGTTCGTCTATGTCAACTGGGCGAAGGGGATCGACCTGAAGACGGGGCGGCCGATCGTAAACCCTGACAAGTTAACTAAGCAGGGTGAAGACACCAAGAACATCTGCCCTTGCGCGATGGGTGGTAAGAACTACCTGCCTGCTGCCTACTCCCCGGTGACGAACCTCTTCTACGCGTCCGTCAACAACATGTGTATGAGCTATGAAGGCGTTAAGGTTCAGTACACGGCGGGGGCTCCGTACGTGGGCGCCACCGTTCTGATGTACGAAGGCCACGAAGGTAAAGACAAGGGCTGGTGGGGAGATCTCATTGCCTGGGATGTCGTCAAAGGGAAAAGGGCGTGGGCCATTAAAGAGAGTCAGCCCCCATGGAGTGGGCCCGTGGTGACCTCTACCAATGTGGTCTTCTATGGTACGATGGACGGCTGGTTCAAAGCGGTCGATGCCCGAGATGGGAAGCTTTTGTGGAAGCACAAGGTGGGGTCCGGGATCATCGGTAATCCGATCACCTACAAGGGGCCTGACGGCAAGCAGTATGTCGCCGTATACTCCGGCGTTGGCGGGTGGTTTGGCGCCACCGTGTCGCTCGACCTTCCGTCGGACGATCCAACCGCCGCATTGGGCGGGGTGAATGCCGCCTACTTGTCAGGTCTGCCCATGGCCACAACCAAGGGCGGGACGCTCTACGTCTTCGGCCTCTAA